ACAGAATCGATTTACGCCCGCAACGGAACAAGAACAGCATGAGACTTGCTGCTCTGATCTCTCATAGGCATTAACTATATGCTAGTGGTAGTATtttgaacacaaaaaaaatagagcGTAAAATGCAAACAATATTGTCTATAGACAAACAACGAACCTGACGGGAAGGAAGAAGACGAGCGGTCCAACCCTCAATCTCCTTGACACCAACATCAAAACGAGGACTGATAACACCACACTTGTTCAGCCTTCCATTAAGCTCAACGACGATCTTACGAGACCTGTGGTCATCAACATACTCAAACTCCCCAATGTAACCTACCAATCAAAAGAGTTGGAACAAAACATCATTACACATGAAACTATTATAGCAAGGTTAAAAAAGAAGCAAGGAAACTACCATACCGTGCTTTTGCATGACGATAATTAGGAACTTGATGATGACTTTGGAAGAAAGCCTGATCATAACCTGCCTCTTTCCCCTCTTCTCCGCATTGTACATGCTCTTCAGAGCGTCGTTTAGGACACTGATTCTCACCATTCTTCAAACTGCAAatcagaaagagagagaaaaattgAGCTTAGCAACGAATCTTTGTAAATGATATTGGCATTTCCGAATACAAACTTCATAAGATAAAGAACAAGTAttggtcaaaaaaaaagataaagaacAAGTAAACATCAATTCAAGCATTGTTACGAGAATTTGATCCAAAAGgcaatatatatcaaatcaagaaagtcgtttttgtttatttgaaaTTTCTGACCTTGAGATTGAAGTAGCAGCCGCGCCGA
This genomic interval from Brassica napus cultivar Da-Ae chromosome A6, Da-Ae, whole genome shotgun sequence contains the following:
- the LOC106350174 gene encoding 40S ribosomal protein S15a-1-like, with protein sequence MVRISVLNDALKSMYNAEKRGKRQVMIRLSSKVIIKFLIIVMQKHGYIGEFEYVDDHRSRKIVVELNGRLNKCGVISPRFDVGVKEIEGWTARLLPSRQFGYIVLTTSAGIMDHEEARRKNVGGKFLAFFTDAAASRLLV